One stretch of Pedobacter riviphilus DNA includes these proteins:
- a CDS encoding GNAT family N-acetyltransferase: protein MKIENSTTHDIAEIFRLYEIATDFQKTKYSVHWPKFELSLIETEIKENRQWKIMINGQVACIWATTFSDPQIWEEKNLDPAIYIHRIATNPDFRGQNLVGTIVSWAKEYAKANAKRFVRLDTVGENEGLIQHYQKFGFDFLGLYELSNTDQLPAHYHHKPVSLFEMQI from the coding sequence ATGAAGATAGAAAATAGTACAACACACGATATAGCAGAAATCTTCCGCTTATACGAAATTGCAACCGATTTCCAGAAAACGAAATATAGCGTTCATTGGCCCAAATTTGAACTTTCATTGATCGAAACAGAAATTAAGGAAAACAGGCAATGGAAAATCATGATTAACGGACAGGTAGCCTGTATTTGGGCCACTACTTTTAGCGATCCGCAGATATGGGAAGAAAAGAACCTCGACCCGGCCATCTATATTCACCGCATAGCCACAAATCCTGATTTCAGAGGACAGAACCTGGTTGGCACGATTGTAAGCTGGGCAAAAGAGTACGCCAAAGCAAATGCTAAACGCTTTGTTAGATTAGATACGGTTGGTGAAAATGAGGGACTTATTCAACACTATCAAAAATTTGGATTTGATTTTTTGGGACTATATGAGCTAAGCAATACCGATCAGCTTCCGGCACATTATCATCATAAGCCAGTTAGTTTATTCGAAATGCAAATTTAA
- a CDS encoding DUF11 domain-containing protein yields MVESSGPAVMNTAADLDAPGGCGDGAYNPIPPIASLGQEYVVVKGEGNSTAEQTTVIATEANTVVTVTDFDMNGTQKRVTTYPLAQAGDTVTFQHGYINGTYSYKNPPGINTGRYSSSRIEATKNVEVFSGTAGISSGGGCEVDVATLVPISSCSGSKKVETSKFTAYNNSDLSYFGYIITKSTAKIYLTTQLGSPLYTNNDIEAIAGIGIRKTLGTSGLYLISFTKTDIGSPKTIIITSPERLTVSMVQQDGRFSMSNFISRFPEKGVQPVISQTNCTSATLTATPNASNYQWYLNEVPISGANTNTYVASTSGNYSVSYSLDCGLSAPSLPIKVSLCNIDRAITKTVDIAYPELNSNVVFTLKAENLGEGNAVGVSVTDLLPSGFTYVSSVAPSGTSYDPISGIWTIGDLASNASISLSITAKVVATGTNINTATITGSQPDQVTTNDQSSVSTITGSKDREVCVGTAMNDIIISIPSGSNGIQVTGLPAGIIYTNSSSPKKVTISGTPTTAGPPKTYTVSNTTGASFTTTGSITVNGNVSTPVFNSGLTDKRCAGTGTDTYVATAANATSIVYSLLPLSAGIIDANSGKVTWDNTFTGTATITATAKGCAEKTTDFIVIVNALPALTLGADPEVCQGFTTLSLPYTNALNNPTTYSITWNALDFDPVNNQPLPTGNIPLNIPANAALGVHSGVLTIKNAAGCSTQINFNIKINPKPSAPHVLVQTSSQY; encoded by the coding sequence TTGGTAGAATCATCTGGGCCGGCTGTAATGAATACCGCAGCAGACCTTGACGCACCTGGAGGTTGTGGAGATGGTGCTTACAATCCGATTCCGCCCATTGCCTCATTGGGGCAGGAGTATGTAGTGGTTAAAGGCGAAGGTAATTCAACCGCGGAGCAGACTACGGTGATTGCAACAGAGGCCAACACCGTAGTTACAGTTACCGACTTTGACATGAACGGTACCCAGAAAAGGGTAACTACCTATCCCCTGGCCCAAGCCGGAGATACTGTAACTTTCCAACATGGCTATATTAATGGAACTTATAGTTACAAAAACCCACCGGGTATAAACACAGGTCGATATTCATCATCAAGAATTGAGGCGACTAAAAATGTAGAAGTTTTTTCAGGCACAGCTGGAATTTCAAGTGGAGGTGGTTGTGAGGTCGATGTTGCTACTTTAGTACCGATATCCAGCTGTTCGGGATCTAAAAAAGTCGAAACCAGCAAATTCACCGCTTATAACAACAGTGATTTATCCTATTTTGGCTACATCATTACAAAAAGTACGGCTAAAATTTACCTTACAACCCAACTTGGCTCCCCACTTTATACAAATAATGATATTGAAGCAATAGCAGGTATTGGTATCCGTAAAACACTGGGAACTTCTGGCTTATATTTAATCAGTTTTACAAAAACAGATATTGGCTCACCAAAAACAATCATCATTACCAGCCCAGAACGGCTTACAGTTTCTATGGTGCAACAAGACGGTAGGTTCTCCATGTCGAACTTTATTTCACGTTTCCCTGAAAAGGGTGTTCAACCAGTGATATCACAAACCAACTGTACTTCAGCAACACTTACAGCAACTCCAAATGCTTCCAATTATCAATGGTATCTTAACGAAGTTCCGATAAGTGGTGCAAATACCAATACTTATGTGGCTAGTACATCTGGCAATTATTCGGTGAGTTATAGTTTAGATTGCGGGCTGAGTGCACCTTCTCTCCCAATAAAGGTTTCACTTTGTAATATCGACCGTGCTATTACCAAAACCGTTGATATTGCTTACCCGGAGCTAAATAGTAACGTAGTATTTACCCTTAAGGCCGAAAATTTGGGCGAGGGCAATGCAGTTGGGGTATCGGTTACGGATCTGCTTCCCAGCGGTTTTACTTATGTATCAAGCGTAGCACCATCAGGTACAAGTTATGATCCTATTTCGGGGATATGGACTATTGGCGATTTGGCCAGTAATGCCAGTATCTCCTTAAGCATCACAGCAAAAGTTGTAGCAACAGGAACTAATATTAACACCGCAACGATTACTGGCTCGCAGCCTGATCAGGTAACCACTAACGATCAGAGCTCGGTAAGTACCATAACTGGTTCTAAAGATAGAGAAGTATGTGTGGGTACAGCCATGAACGATATTATTATCAGCATTCCATCAGGTTCAAACGGTATTCAAGTTACAGGTTTACCAGCCGGGATAATCTACACCAATAGCTCATCTCCTAAAAAAGTTACCATTTCAGGTACGCCAACTACCGCAGGCCCACCAAAAACTTATACTGTTTCCAATACTACAGGAGCTTCATTTACTACAACCGGTTCAATAACGGTAAATGGAAATGTAAGTACTCCGGTTTTTAATAGTGGATTAACCGATAAACGCTGTGCTGGTACGGGAACCGACACCTACGTAGCAACAGCAGCAAATGCCACAAGCATAGTCTACTCCCTATTACCCTTATCGGCAGGTATTATTGACGCAAACAGTGGTAAAGTAACCTGGGATAATACATTTACAGGAACAGCCACCATAACGGCCACTGCAAAGGGCTGCGCGGAGAAAACAACAGATTTTATTGTAATCGTAAACGCGCTTCCAGCTTTAACATTGGGTGCCGATCCCGAAGTATGCCAGGGTTTTACCACATTATCTCTCCCGTATACCAACGCTTTAAACAACCCAACAACATATAGCATTACCTGGAATGCATTAGATTTTGATCCGGTTAACAATCAACCTTTACCAACAGGTAATATTCCGCTTAATATTCCAGCCAATGCTGCATTAGGTGTTCATTCTGGTGTATTGACCATTAAAAATGCAGCGGGTTGCAGTACTCAAATTAATTTCAACATTAAAATAAATCCAAAACCATCAGCACCGCATGTGCTGGTACAAACTAGTTCACAATATTAA
- a CDS encoding FMN-binding negative transcriptional regulator, which produces MLISNSFKFDDQSEQIAFMKRYSFATIITSYNNLPIATQLPFVVSEKNGKVFISGHFAKANEQVKYIEQHTSLIIFAEPHAYISPSHYEKNESVPTWDYISVHAYGKANIISDEEAKEQALKEMITYYEKEYLVQWDSLSEKFKRGMMQGIVAFEIEVNNLQGVKKLSQNKSEQERKNIVTQLENSNNAVERELAPFIKNL; this is translated from the coding sequence ATGTTAATATCCAATAGTTTTAAGTTTGATGACCAAAGTGAGCAAATTGCCTTTATGAAGAGATATAGCTTTGCCACGATCATTACCAGTTACAATAATTTACCCATAGCCACTCAACTACCTTTTGTTGTAAGCGAGAAAAACGGGAAAGTGTTCATTAGCGGTCACTTTGCAAAAGCTAATGAACAGGTGAAATATATTGAACAGCATACTTCACTTATTATATTCGCCGAGCCACACGCTTATATCTCTCCTAGCCATTACGAAAAAAATGAAAGTGTACCAACGTGGGATTATATTAGCGTGCATGCTTATGGAAAAGCCAATATTATTAGCGATGAAGAAGCTAAAGAACAGGCATTAAAAGAAATGATTACGTACTATGAAAAAGAATATCTCGTACAATGGGATAGTCTTTCAGAAAAATTTAAACGAGGTATGATGCAGGGAATTGTAGCTTTCGAGATAGAGGTAAACAATCTTCAGGGAGTTAAAAAATTAAGCCAGAACAAATCAGAACAGGAACGAAAAAACATTGTAACCCAGCTAGAGAATAGCAACAATGCTGTTGAAAGAGAGCTGGCTCCATTCATTAAAAACCTATAG
- a CDS encoding DMT family transporter — protein MKEAVINPNKGHISSGWLNGFIAVIIFSGSMPATRLAVMDMSPIFVTVARASIAALLALGVLIAFKEKRPSTKHLISLIIVALGVVIGFPLLSALALQHITSAHSLVFLGLLPMVTAAFAVLRGGERPKPIFWFFSIVGSFLVIGYAIYQGINAAPVGDILMLLAIVLCGLGYAEGAKLSKTLGGWQVISWALVLSFPLMLPLMFIYQPVSFAEVGTAAWLSLAYISLFSMFIGFIFWYRGLSQGGTAAVGQLQLLQPFFGLALATTLLHEKVSMGMLAITMGVILCVAGSKKFAK, from the coding sequence ATGAAAGAAGCAGTAATTAACCCAAATAAAGGTCATATTTCGAGTGGTTGGCTTAACGGATTTATCGCCGTAATTATATTTAGCGGTTCTATGCCAGCCACAAGATTGGCAGTAATGGATATGAGCCCTATTTTTGTAACCGTTGCCCGTGCTTCTATAGCTGCACTGCTCGCACTTGGTGTATTAATTGCATTTAAAGAAAAACGACCATCAACCAAACATTTAATCTCGCTGATAATTGTAGCGCTGGGTGTAGTAATTGGCTTTCCGCTGTTAAGTGCTCTTGCTTTGCAGCACATTACTTCGGCACATTCGCTGGTATTCTTAGGCCTTTTACCTATGGTTACAGCCGCTTTTGCCGTTTTACGGGGAGGCGAACGTCCTAAACCTATATTCTGGTTTTTCTCAATTGTGGGCAGCTTTCTGGTGATTGGCTATGCCATTTATCAAGGGATTAATGCTGCACCAGTCGGCGATATTTTAATGTTATTGGCAATAGTCCTATGCGGACTTGGTTATGCTGAAGGTGCAAAATTATCTAAAACATTGGGCGGTTGGCAGGTAATTTCCTGGGCATTGGTGCTCTCGTTCCCATTAATGTTACCCTTAATGTTCATTTATCAACCAGTTTCATTTGCCGAGGTAGGTACCGCCGCCTGGCTAAGCCTTGCCTATATTTCGCTCTTTAGCATGTTCATTGGGTTTATTTTCTGGTACAGAGGTCTCTCACAGGGCGGAACCGCAGCAGTTGGACAGCTCCAGCTCCTTCAGCCCTTTTTTGGATTGGCCCTTGCCACCACCCTGCTCCATGAAAAAGTAAGTATGGGTATGTTAGCTATTACAATGGGCGTAATTCTTTGTGTTGCAGGCTCAAAAAAGTTTGCTAAATAA